From Desulfonatronum thioautotrophicum, the proteins below share one genomic window:
- a CDS encoding NADH-quinone oxidoreductase subunit C: MAEAKTTEKKIPVLATQTVENDNLKAEIQRLKSEGFRLVTLTCVDLDEEHVDLLYSFDKDLEMVHLRMHQPKSNPAPSISDILFAAFLVENEIQDQFGICFDGLVLNFENYLYLEEEVARTPFCKYSVIRKDAQ; the protein is encoded by the coding sequence ATGGCTGAAGCGAAAACCACTGAAAAAAAGATTCCCGTCCTGGCAACCCAGACGGTTGAAAACGATAACCTGAAGGCCGAGATTCAACGGCTCAAGTCCGAGGGTTTCCGCCTCGTGACCCTGACCTGCGTGGACCTGGATGAAGAACATGTCGACCTGTTGTACTCCTTTGACAAGGATCTGGAGATGGTCCATCTGCGGATGCACCAACCCAAAAGCAATCCGGCGCCGTCAATTTCCGATATCCTGTTTGCGGCCTTTCTCGTGGAAAACGAGATCCAGGACCAGTTCGGCATCTGCTTTGACGGACTGGTGCTGAATTTTGAAAACTATCTGTACCTGGAAGAGGAAGTGGCCAGGACACCGTTTTGCAAGTACAGCGTCATTCGCAAGGACGCGCAATAA